Proteins co-encoded in one Flavobacterium sp. M31R6 genomic window:
- a CDS encoding HEPN domain-containing protein codes for MQSFRTEIEDPIVQKEIIDLEKKIHLFRGGQIDDERFRSLRLARGIYGQRQEGVQMIRIKLPYGKVSSEQLRRITDVSEKYSTGRLHITTRQDIQIHYVSLDRTPELWADLAKDDITLREACGNTVRNITASETAGIDLDEPFDVSPYAHALFQYLLRNPICQEMGRKFKISFSSSDKDTALSYLHDLGFIPKIVNGEKGFKIMLGGGLGSQPSHAELLSEFVPVNQIIPTAEGVIRVFDRHGERAKRLKARLKFLIKDLGRDEFMRLVDEEKKALAFHTYEIDTTDFEGAITEPLLEVPSVTIDNVEAYEAWKKSNVIEQKQAGYVAIGIKILLGDFYIDKARLLADLVKNYGANELRFSLRQNILIRNIKEENLPFFYQELAKLDFVTLGYNTVADITACPGTDTCNLGIASSTGIAEELERVIATEYPQFNSNVDIAIKISGCMNACGQHNMSEIGFQGMSINAGKLVAPALQVLLGGKNIGNGVGRFSDKVIKIPSRRGPDALRLILNDFEANGNGQPFVDYYDAKGEKYFYEFLKPLADVTNLTEADFVDWGNADNYVKAVGVGECAGVVIDLVATLLFEAKDKLTFAQEAFDDKKWSDAIYLAYAGFVNGAKALLLAENEKTNHHAGIIDLFDTVFIESKKIELGSDFKDLVYQIRANEPSEAFAQKYIQDAIAFFGKIEAYRTKDLANA; via the coding sequence ATGCAAAGTTTTAGAACCGAAATAGAAGACCCGATTGTCCAAAAAGAGATTATCGATTTAGAGAAAAAAATCCATTTATTCCGTGGAGGACAAATTGATGATGAACGTTTTCGTAGTCTTCGTTTGGCACGTGGTATTTATGGTCAACGTCAGGAAGGCGTACAAATGATTCGTATTAAATTGCCTTACGGAAAAGTGTCTAGCGAACAATTGAGAAGAATCACAGATGTGTCTGAAAAATATTCTACAGGCCGTCTGCACATCACAACGCGTCAGGATATCCAAATTCACTATGTAAGTTTGGACAGAACACCTGAACTTTGGGCAGACTTAGCCAAAGATGATATTACTTTGAGAGAAGCTTGTGGAAACACGGTAAGAAATATCACGGCTAGTGAAACTGCCGGAATTGATTTAGACGAGCCATTTGACGTATCTCCTTATGCACACGCTTTGTTTCAATATCTATTGCGTAACCCAATCTGTCAAGAAATGGGTCGTAAGTTCAAAATATCATTCTCATCTTCTGATAAAGATACCGCTTTGAGCTATTTGCACGATTTAGGATTCATTCCCAAAATTGTAAATGGTGAAAAAGGTTTTAAAATAATGTTGGGTGGAGGTTTAGGTTCACAACCAAGCCACGCTGAATTGCTTTCAGAATTTGTCCCGGTTAACCAAATTATCCCGACTGCCGAAGGGGTAATCAGAGTTTTTGACCGTCACGGAGAAAGAGCAAAACGTTTGAAAGCGCGTTTGAAATTCTTAATCAAAGATTTGGGACGTGACGAATTTATGCGTTTGGTTGACGAAGAGAAAAAAGCTTTGGCTTTCCATACATACGAAATAGACACTACTGATTTTGAAGGAGCAATTACGGAACCTTTATTGGAAGTGCCTTCAGTAACGATTGATAATGTTGAAGCTTATGAAGCTTGGAAAAAATCGAACGTTATTGAACAAAAACAAGCTGGATATGTTGCTATTGGAATTAAAATTCTTCTAGGAGATTTTTATATCGACAAAGCAAGATTATTGGCTGATTTGGTTAAAAATTATGGTGCCAATGAATTGCGTTTTTCATTAAGACAAAATATTCTTATCCGTAACATCAAAGAAGAAAATTTACCTTTTTTCTATCAGGAATTAGCCAAATTGGATTTTGTTACTTTAGGATATAATACCGTTGCTGATATCACGGCTTGTCCTGGAACTGATACTTGTAATTTAGGAATTGCGAGCAGTACAGGTATTGCTGAAGAATTGGAGAGAGTTATAGCAACAGAATATCCACAATTTAATAGCAATGTGGATATTGCCATAAAAATTAGCGGGTGTATGAATGCCTGTGGACAACACAATATGTCCGAAATAGGTTTTCAAGGAATGTCCATCAATGCTGGAAAACTGGTAGCTCCAGCACTTCAGGTATTATTAGGAGGAAAAAATATAGGCAACGGCGTTGGACGTTTTTCTGATAAAGTAATCAAAATACCTAGCAGAAGAGGACCGGATGCTTTGCGATTGATCTTAAATGATTTTGAAGCCAATGGAAATGGACAGCCATTTGTGGATTATTATGATGCCAAAGGAGAGAAATATTTCTATGAGTTCTTAAAACCATTGGCTGATGTAACGAATTTAACCGAAGCTGATTTTGTAGATTGGGGTAATGCCGATAATTACGTAAAAGCAGTTGGAGTTGGAGAATGTGCCGGTGTTGTAATTGATTTGGTAGCTACATTATTGTTTGAAGCCAAAGATAAATTAACGTTTGCTCAAGAAGCTTTTGATGATAAAAAATGGTCAGATGCAATTTATTTGGCTTACGCTGGATTTGTAAATGGAGCCAAAGCATTATTATTGGCTGAAAACGAAAAAACAAACCACCACGCTGGAATTATCGATTTGTTTGATACTGTTTTTATAGAAAGCAAAAAAATAGAATTGGGATCAGATTTCAAAGATTTGGTTTATCAAATCAGAGCTAATGAACCATCAGAAGCGTTTGCACAAAAATATATACAAGATGCTATAGCTTTCTTCGGAAAAATAGAAGCATACAGAACCAAAGATTTAGCTAATGCATAA